AGGCTTTATAAAGAACGATCTTTTGGTTTATGGCTTAAGCGTACTTGCTCTTCTTAGCTTTAGTTTGTGGCTATTTTTCAGGCAGGTTAGATGGATAGTTTTGCCGATGTTTATATGTGCCGTAAGTGCCATTTTTACGACCGGAATTTTTGGTATATTTGACTGGGAAGTGACGGTCATTAGCTCAAACTACATCGCACTTCAGCTTATCATTACTATTTCAACTGTGATTCACCTTGTCGTTAGCTACCGAGAATTTTACGTAAAGCATCCAAAATATAGCCAAAATCAGCTAATTTATCTAACGCTTCGCGATAAATTCTCTCCATCTTTTTGGGCGATATTTACCACGGTTATTGGCTTTAGCTCACTTATGAGCGCTGACATAAAGCCAGTTATCATGCTTGGCGTTATGATGAGTACTGGCATTAGCGTTTCGCTTGTGCTTTCATTTTTATTATTTGGTGCAATAAATGTAAATTTAAAAAAATTAGCTCCTATTATAACCTTTGAAAATAGCTTTAAATTTACAAAATACTGCGCAAATTTAGCCTTAAACTCAAGAAAGATTATCTACGTAGTTTGCGTTCTAGTCGTTTGTTTTGGCGTTTATGGTATCAGCAAGATAAAGGTTGAAAATAGCTTCATTGGCTACTTTAAAGAAAGTACAGAAATTCGCCAAGGAATGCAAGTCATTGATACTAAGCTTGGTGGCACGATACCGGTTGATGTGATAGTGAAATTTAAAGAGCAAAAACAAGAAAAAAATGCCGAGCAAGATGAGTTTGAAAATGAGTTTGAAAGCAACGCTAAGGATGCAAAGTACTGGTTTAATAGCTATCACACAAGGGTTGCTGAGAAGATTCACGACTATTTAAAAGAGCAAAAATTTGTCGGACATGTAAGCTCGCTAGCAACGCTCATAAAAGCCATAAAAGAGCTAAATAACGGTGCGAGTGATGATTTTTTATTAGCTGCGATGTATGAGAAATTACCACAAAGTTATAAAAATATCTTATTAAGTCCCTATGTAAGCGTTGAAAATGATGAACTTAGATTTAGTATAAGGATCGTCGATAGCGACTCTGATCTTAGACGAAATTTATTTCTAAAGGAGCTTAGAGAAGGGCTAGCACAGCTTACTAAAAATGACAATGTAAGCATAGAAGTTGCCGGAATGATGGTGCTTTATAACAATATGCTTCAAAATTTACTTAGCTCACAAGTTGATACTTTTGGACTAACTGTCGCTATACTTTTTGTCATATTTTGCTTTATTTTTAGAAGCATAAAGCTAGCAACCATTGCAATAGTTTCAAATTTAATCCCACTTTGCACACTCTTTGGTGTGATGGGATTTTTTGGCATTCCGCTTGATGTGATGAGCATTACGATCGCAGCCATTAGTATAGGTATCGGCGTTGATGATATTATCCATTACATCCACCGATTTAAAGAAGAAATGCTTACAAAAAGCGTTTTTGAGAGCATTAAAGTCGCGCACGCAAGCATCGGATATGCGATGTATTACACATCATTCACTATTTTTCTTGGCTTTAGCGTGATGATAACTAGCAATTTTATCCCAACTATATATTTTGGCTTACTAACCGATCTTGTTATGGTATTTATGCTTCTTGGCGCGCTAATCATCTTACCAAGCCTCATTGCAAGCTTTGTAAAAAAGAGCGATATTTAAGCTAAATTTATTTGATAACTTTAATAAATGAGTAGACATCGGCCACGCCGTCAATGTGCTTAGCGTACCAAATAGCATGTTTTTCTTGCTCTATACTATCGACAACGCCACTAAAAACAACATCGCAGCCAACGATACTAACACGCACATTTGTTCCTTCGACTATACTATCTTTGAAAAGGTTTTGTTTTAAATTTGCAAGAATTTTTAGACTATCGCATGGATACTCTGGCTTTTTTATGCGAAGATAGGTGTAAATTTCTCGTACACCATCTGTATTTTTGGCTAGTCCTACTAACTTATCTTCAAGCTCTTTGCTATCAACAAGTCCGATCAGATAAGCATCTCCGTAAAAAACCTCTATCTCGATATCAATATTACTAAGCCCTTTTGAAAATAAAATTTTGCTTTGCAATTTGCTTTGTATAAATTTATCTCTTGTGATCGAGTAAATACCACGTTTATCACGTGAAATAGAGTACGCATCATATACATTTAGCGGCGCAGTTGCTGGAGAAAGAACCGAAGAGCAAGAGCAAAAAAATAGAGCCAAAAATGCAAAAACGCTAAATTTTAAAATCAGAAATCCTTTTGTAATTTCAAAAAGTTTATAGAAAATGGGCTAAAATTTATCTAAATCTGCTAAAATAACGCGCACGGAGGATAAAGTAATCTGGTGATGCTCACGGGCTTCAAACCCGATGACTGGGCGGTTGACCGTCTGGTGGGGAGTTCGATTCTCTCATCCTCTCGCCACTCACTTTAAATTTTACTTTTATCAAGCAAATTTATAATCCCAAACAAAATAAAGCTTAATACAACCAAAACAAGGCTTAAAACTAGTGCTTCATCGCTTTTACCATCGTATACAGCATTATAAATGGCAAGCGAAATAGTGTCTGTTTTGCCTATGATATTGCCACCCAAAATTAGTGTTATGCCAACCTCGCCAAGCCCACGCGAGAGAGCTAGGATAAAAGCCGCTGCTACGCTTTTTGCAACGCATGGGAAGAGCACAAAAATAGCTGTTTGAAATTTATCTTTTCCAAGGCTATATGCTGCTTCACTTAGGCTCTTTGAAAGTGAGCCAAGAGCAGAAGCGACAGGCTTTACAAATAGTGGCAGCGAAGCTATAAAAGCAGCTAACACAAGGGCCTTAAAACTAAAAATAATCTCTAAATTTAAAGCCTTGCCGACGATGCCATTTTTACCAAGCAGATAAAGCAGTAAAAATCCAGTAGCAATGGGTGGAAAGATGAGTGGAAAAGTTACGATCATCTCTAAAATAGCTTTAAATTTGGCCTTACCAAAAGCTAAATAATAAGCCAAAGCCAGCCCAAAAACGATAAGCAAAGCCCCTTGGCACAAAACGACCTTTATGCTTAAAAATAGCGGATCAAAAAGCCAAGAGAGCTCTTGCAAATTTCGCCTTATCTTATGCCAAATTTAGTGTAAATTTCTTTTGATCTCTCGCTCTTTAGCTCATTTAAAAATTTCTCACAATCAGCCTTTTTATCGCATCCTTCAAGCTTTGCAGCTACGATGTTTGCTGGAGCATAAAGCGATTTGTCTATCAAGATAAAACTACCAAATTCATCTTTGTGTGCATTTAGTTCAGTCTGGTTGATGAACCCAGCATCAACTTCACCGTTTAATACATAAGTAACGACTTGTGGTACGCCAGCAACTGCTAAAATTTTATCCTTTAGCTCGCCACTTAAATTTGCTTTTTGCATAAATTCATTCGCTCTTTTACCATAAACTGTCTTTACAGCATCTGGCATAGCGATCTTAGAAAGCGCTTTTAGCTCTTCAACTTTTTCTATTTTCACACCCTTTTTAGTAGCCAGCGCCAAAGCACCTGAGCCTAAATTTACGTATTCAGCGATCTTTAGATCAGACTTTTTCAAAAAGTCTTCATCGCCCACGATCACGTCAGTTTTGCCCTCTTTTGCCTGAGCCATGATCGCTGTGATGTTTGCAAAAGAAGTGTCGATATTTACGCCATCTTTTTTGAGATTTTGTGCGACTGCTTCGACTATCTTTTTATATCCGCCACCAGCACTTACTAGCAAATTTTCATTGCCAAATGCAAAAATTGCAACCATTAAAAGTAAGAACTTTTTCATATTTTTCCTTTAAAAGTAAAATTTCAAGATTTTATAAAATATACTCTTATACATTCTTAAAATATATTTTTATAATTTTTACTTTTCTACCAAAATGCTATAATCACGATAAAAAAAGGACAGACATGAACGAACTTGAGCTAAAGATGCAAGGCAAGATAAAAAGGCTAACAGATAAGACTTTTAGGCTAGATCCAAGGATCGGCGAGGGCTACTTTACTGCGAAATATTTTCTAAAAGTAAATGAGATAATTAAGCAAAATTTACCCGATCAGCATGTGACGATGCAGTTTTTCCAAAGGCGTGATGATATCGTGCTTTGCGGCATTGACGAAGTTTTAGCCGTCATCAATAAATTTGCCAAAGACCCAAGCGAGCTTGAAATTTATGCACTTAATGATGGCGATATAATAAATGCAAACGAGCCAGTTTTAAAGATAAGCGGCAAGTATGAAAATTTTGGCTTTTTAGAAAACGTGATCGACGCGACCCTTACTAGAAGAAGCTGCGTGGCGACAAATTCAAGAGACGTAATAAGAGCGGCAAATGGCAAGGACGTCTTTAGCATGGCGGATAGGCAAGATGACATCTGCACGCAACCAGGCGACGGCTATGCATCATTTGTAGGCGGTATCAAAAAGGTCGCTACTGACGCTCAGGGCGAGCTTACTGGGCTAAAAGGTGGTGGCACCATGCCTCATGCGCTTATTCAAATGTGTGGTGGGGATATAGTAAAAGCCTCAGAAATTTATGCTAAAACCTTTAAAAATGAGAAGATTACGGCCTTAGTGGACTATAACAACGATGTGATCACAGATGCATTAAAGGCTGCAAACGCATTAAAAGAGAGGCTTGGTGCGGTTAGAGTCGATACTAGTAAAAATTTGATTGATAAATATTTTGATGATAAGGATACTAGCGGGTTTGACCCACATGGCGTTTGCAAGGAGCTTATATTTGCTCTAAGAGAGACGCTTGATAAAGCTGGCTTTAAATACGTTAAAATCGTCGTTAGCTCAGGCTTTAGTCCTAAGGTTATAAAAGAATTTGAAGCTTATAACACGCCAGTTGATACTTATGGCGTGGGAAGTTATCTTGTTAAAAATGACATTTGTGGCTTTACTGGTGATCTAGTCGAGCTAAACGGCAAAGATGAGGCAAAATTTGGTAGGAAAAATTTTGCCTCAGATAGGCTAAAGAGAGTGAAATTTTAAGAGAAAAGATGAAATTTATAAAAATTTTAACGTTTCTAGCGCTTTTTCTAACCGTTTGCACCGCCGCAAACTACGCTAACGCCTTTGAAAAGGTTGGCATCTTTGAAGACGGAGTTTATCGTTTTAGCAAAAATGGACTTGGCGTCAAAAAAGACCTGCTTGTAAAGGTGATCTCTGTGCAAAACGCAGAAATTCCTCACAAAAAGATCATCTCGATGCTAAATATCCCTAAAAAATCTAAAATAAATGACTTTAAAACAAGCGATGCTGGCGCAATAGTGTGGCCATTTTACGAGTTTGAGGGCAAATTTTTAACGACAATAATCGTTGAAAATATAAAAAAAGAAGACAGCGATCAAAAACTGCTTAAGATGCTTGAACTTAAGCATCCGTTTTACTCGACAATCTTCGCTCGAAGAAAAGAGGCTAAAGGCGCCATAGACGTGAAATACGTGCTAAATTTCAAAGAGGCAAAGCTGGTAAAATCGTTTAAAAACCGCCCTTAAAACTTTATTTTAAATAAATTTCATTAAAATGGCATAATCAAAAAAAGGATCGTCTTTGCAAAATTTCAAGAATATAAATGTCGCTCACTCGCCGGATGCTGACGATATTTTCATGTATGCTGCGGTCAAATTTGGCTGGGTTAGCAGTAAAAATTTAGCCTTTACATCAAAGGCGCTTGATATAGAAACGCTAAACGAAGAGGCGCTAAAAGGCACTTATGAAGCCACAGCGATCAGCTTTGCACTCTATCCAAAAATTTGCGACGAGTATGCGCTTTTACGCTGTGCGGTGAGCTTTGGCAATGGATATGGCCCAAAGCTTATCAAGCTAAAAGGTAAGCAGCTAAAGCGAAATTTTAAGGTCGCACTCTCTGGCAAAAACACGACAAATGCCCTGCTCTTTCGCATAGCCTACCCAGAGGCAAGGATCGTTTATAAAAATTTTCTTGAGATCGAAAATGCTGTGCTTAGTGGCGAGGTCGATGCTGGCGTGCTAATACATGAAAGTATCTTAAATTTCTCAGACCAGCTCTGCGTAGAGCGTGAAATTTGGGATATCTGGAGCGAGCTAAACGGCGAAAATTTACCACTTCCACTTGGTGGTATGGCTCTTAGACGAAGCCTGCCCATAACCGATGCTATCGAGTGCGAGAGAGTGCTCAGCGAAGCTGTCAGGATCGCCACTTCGCACAAGCCATTTTTATCTCACATGCTAATGGAGCGAAATCTTATTAGAGTTGGCAAAGAGGAACTTAAAACGTATCTAAATTTATACGCAAACGACGAGTCAATAAGCATGAACGAAACGCAGCTAAAAGCGCTAAATAAGCTCTATCAAATAGGCTATGACAAAGGCTTTTTTGAAAAGCCAATCGACGTAAACGACTACCTAATCCCAACTGAATACAACGAAGCAAGGTTTAGTTGATGCAAAGTACGCTTGTCTCGCTTGGAGTTGAAACCTTTAAGATCGCCCTTTACATCAGCCTTCCGATGCTGCTAAGCGGCCTAATCGCAGGTCTTATCATCTCCATTTTTCAAGCGACCACACAGATAAACGAAACCACGCTAAGCTTTGTGCCAAAAATTTTGCTAGTCGTCGTTGTTATCATATTTTTGATGCCTTGGATGATCTCGATGATGGTTGAATTTACCACTCGCATGTTTGAGTTTATACCGGAATTTATCCAGTGACGAGGCTTGTTGATTTTTCTAAATTTACCTCGGTTAGGATAGGCGGCGTGCATGAAGTTTTTGAGGTAACTAGCCTTGAAGATCTA
This portion of the Campylobacter concisus genome encodes:
- a CDS encoding efflux RND transporter permease subunit, with translation MRQIFKFIIAKNKLIIALILALSVVFGYLSTKLSVDASAETLLLEHDPDLKAYREIAKRYDSPGFLVVAFTPKDDLFSPKNLELIKNLGDELAKNDMVNSVISIINIPLLNSVKGGITGILDHTPTLQDKDINISKAKLEFAKSPIYSGNLISKDLKTTAIALNLKQDEKFNELVNERNLLSQKESNGTITQAERLKLEALAYEFKAYRDELRKSDHENLEAIKATIAKFNANDELFLGGANMIADDMIGFIKNDLLVYGLSVLALLSFSLWLFFRQVRWIVLPMFICAVSAIFTTGIFGIFDWEVTVISSNYIALQLIITISTVIHLVVSYREFYVKHPKYSQNQLIYLTLRDKFSPSFWAIFTTVIGFSSLMSADIKPVIMLGVMMSTGISVSLVLSFLLFGAINVNLKKLAPIITFENSFKFTKYCANLALNSRKIIYVVCVLVVCFGVYGISKIKVENSFIGYFKESTEIRQGMQVIDTKLGGTIPVDVIVKFKEQKQEKNAEQDEFENEFESNAKDAKYWFNSYHTRVAEKIHDYLKEQKFVGHVSSLATLIKAIKELNNGASDDFLLAAMYEKLPQSYKNILLSPYVSVENDELRFSIRIVDSDSDLRRNLFLKELREGLAQLTKNDNVSIEVAGMMVLYNNMLQNLLSSQVDTFGLTVAILFVIFCFIFRSIKLATIAIVSNLIPLCTLFGVMGFFGIPLDVMSITIAAISIGIGVDDIIHYIHRFKEEMLTKSVFESIKVAHASIGYAMYYTSFTIFLGFSVMITSNFIPTIYFGLLTDLVMVFMLLGALIILPSLIASFVKKSDI
- a CDS encoding BON domain-containing protein; its protein translation is MILKFSVFAFLALFFCSCSSVLSPATAPLNVYDAYSISRDKRGIYSITRDKFIQSKLQSKILFSKGLSNIDIEIEVFYGDAYLIGLVDSKELEDKLVGLAKNTDGVREIYTYLRIKKPEYPCDSLKILANLKQNLFKDSIVEGTNVRVSIVGCDVVFSGVVDSIEQEKHAIWYAKHIDGVADVYSFIKVIK
- a CDS encoding molybdate ABC transporter permease subunit; the protein is MQELSWLFDPLFLSIKVVLCQGALLIVFGLALAYYLAFGKAKFKAILEMIVTFPLIFPPIATGFLLLYLLGKNGIVGKALNLEIIFSFKALVLAAFIASLPLFVKPVASALGSLSKSLSEAAYSLGKDKFQTAIFVLFPCVAKSVAAAFILALSRGLGEVGITLILGGNIIGKTDTISLAIYNAVYDGKSDEALVLSLVLVVLSFILFGIINLLDKSKI
- the modA gene encoding molybdate ABC transporter substrate-binding protein, giving the protein MKKFLLLMVAIFAFGNENLLVSAGGGYKKIVEAVAQNLKKDGVNIDTSFANITAIMAQAKEGKTDVIVGDEDFLKKSDLKIAEYVNLGSGALALATKKGVKIEKVEELKALSKIAMPDAVKTVYGKRANEFMQKANLSGELKDKILAVAGVPQVVTYVLNGEVDAGFINQTELNAHKDEFGSFILIDKSLYAPANIVAAKLEGCDKKADCEKFLNELKSERSKEIYTKFGIR
- a CDS encoding nicotinate phosphoribosyltransferase, giving the protein MNELELKMQGKIKRLTDKTFRLDPRIGEGYFTAKYFLKVNEIIKQNLPDQHVTMQFFQRRDDIVLCGIDEVLAVINKFAKDPSELEIYALNDGDIINANEPVLKISGKYENFGFLENVIDATLTRRSCVATNSRDVIRAANGKDVFSMADRQDDICTQPGDGYASFVGGIKKVATDAQGELTGLKGGGTMPHALIQMCGGDIVKASEIYAKTFKNEKITALVDYNNDVITDALKAANALKERLGAVRVDTSKNLIDKYFDDKDTSGFDPHGVCKELIFALRETLDKAGFKYVKIVVSSGFSPKVIKEFEAYNTPVDTYGVGSYLVKNDICGFTGDLVELNGKDEAKFGRKNFASDRLKRVKF
- a CDS encoding chemotaxis protein produces the protein MKFIKILTFLALFLTVCTAANYANAFEKVGIFEDGVYRFSKNGLGVKKDLLVKVISVQNAEIPHKKIISMLNIPKKSKINDFKTSDAGAIVWPFYEFEGKFLTTIIVENIKKEDSDQKLLKMLELKHPFYSTIFARRKEAKGAIDVKYVLNFKEAKLVKSFKNRP
- a CDS encoding MqnA/MqnD/SBP family protein produces the protein MYAAVKFGWVSSKNLAFTSKALDIETLNEEALKGTYEATAISFALYPKICDEYALLRCAVSFGNGYGPKLIKLKGKQLKRNFKVALSGKNTTNALLFRIAYPEARIVYKNFLEIENAVLSGEVDAGVLIHESILNFSDQLCVEREIWDIWSELNGENLPLPLGGMALRRSLPITDAIECERVLSEAVRIATSHKPFLSHMLMERNLIRVGKEELKTYLNLYANDESISMNETQLKALNKLYQIGYDKGFFEKPIDVNDYLIPTEYNEARFS
- the fliQ gene encoding flagellar biosynthesis protein FliQ, with protein sequence MMQSTLVSLGVETFKIALYISLPMLLSGLIAGLIISIFQATTQINETTLSFVPKILLVVVVIIFLMPWMISMMVEFTTRMFEFIPEFIQ